The Solibacillus sp. FSL W7-1436 genome window below encodes:
- a CDS encoding flavin reductase family protein, which yields MKKIDPKQLSERENYKFLIGSIIPRPIAFVTSVSEEGVVNAAPFSFFNIVSSNPPMISVSIQRKRGEKKDTARNIIEKEQFVVHIVDTENVEQVNETAANLPSNESEVAVAGMSLVKSEKIDVPGVKEAKVRLECVLEKALELGGDDETPGCDLIIGKVVYYHIEESLYENGRIDPEGLGAISRLAGNDYAKIGAQFTIERPQ from the coding sequence ATGAAAAAAATAGATCCGAAACAATTATCCGAACGTGAAAATTATAAGTTTTTGATTGGATCCATTATTCCAAGACCAATTGCTTTTGTCACATCTGTTTCTGAAGAAGGTGTCGTAAACGCAGCACCATTTAGTTTCTTCAATATAGTGTCTTCAAACCCACCGATGATTTCGGTAAGTATCCAACGAAAAAGAGGGGAGAAAAAAGATACTGCAAGAAACATTATTGAAAAAGAGCAATTTGTCGTTCATATTGTCGATACTGAAAATGTAGAGCAAGTAAATGAAACAGCAGCTAACTTGCCGTCAAATGAAAGTGAAGTAGCAGTTGCGGGAATGTCATTAGTAAAGAGTGAAAAAATCGATGTTCCGGGTGTAAAGGAAGCAAAAGTCCGACTGGAATGTGTCCTTGAAAAAGCGCTGGAACTTGGCGGCGATGATGAAACGCCAGGCTGCGACCTGATCATCGGAAAAGTCGTATACTATCATATAGAAGAAAGTCTGTATGAAAATGGTCGGATTGATCCGGAAGGACTTGGCGCAATCAGCCGTTTAGCCGGAAATGACTATGCAAAAATTGGTGCGCAATTCACAATTGAGCGCCCGCAGTAA
- a CDS encoding mandelate racemase/muconate lactonizing enzyme family protein, with translation MQIKSIELFNIELPLIEPFIVSYGTYPHMPSIIVKMTSECGLVGWGEAVPDEHVTGETLEGTYAVLKHTLAPAMIGENPMNFEKIHAKMDALIYSAPAAKAAIDIACFDLTGKKLGVPAYQLTGGRYYEKFPITHVLSIGTPEKMANEAAERVEMGYNSFKMKVGRDVASDVARIKAVRERVGSEIAIRVDVNQGWVNSSTTMQAVRELEKLNIDWLEQPVRADDIDGMVEIKSKTSIPVMIDEGLRGVREMREIIAKRAADKVNIKLMKCGGMYPAMKLAHMAEMAGIECQIGSMVESSVGSAAGFHVAFSNKVFTSVELTGPLKFSKDIGNLQYNVPYIQLNERAGLGVDVDEAVLAELTRDHSVVQ, from the coding sequence ATGCAAATCAAATCAATAGAATTATTTAATATCGAGTTACCATTAATTGAACCGTTTATCGTGAGCTACGGGACTTATCCGCACATGCCATCGATTATTGTGAAGATGACTTCGGAGTGCGGTTTGGTCGGCTGGGGTGAGGCAGTCCCGGATGAACACGTGACAGGCGAAACATTGGAAGGCACGTATGCTGTATTAAAACATACGCTTGCACCAGCAATGATTGGGGAAAACCCGATGAATTTCGAAAAAATCCATGCCAAAATGGATGCGCTCATATACAGTGCGCCGGCTGCCAAAGCGGCAATTGATATCGCCTGCTTTGATCTGACAGGGAAAAAGCTTGGAGTACCTGCCTATCAATTAACAGGCGGGCGTTACTATGAAAAGTTCCCGATTACACATGTGCTAAGCATCGGTACACCGGAAAAAATGGCAAATGAAGCGGCAGAACGTGTAGAAATGGGGTACAACTCATTCAAAATGAAGGTCGGTCGCGATGTAGCAAGTGATGTTGCCCGCATAAAAGCAGTACGTGAACGTGTAGGCAGTGAAATCGCGATTCGCGTTGATGTTAACCAAGGTTGGGTAAACAGTTCAACAACGATGCAAGCAGTTCGTGAGCTGGAGAAATTGAACATCGACTGGCTCGAACAACCGGTACGCGCGGATGATATTGACGGCATGGTTGAGATTAAATCGAAAACATCAATTCCTGTCATGATTGACGAAGGATTACGCGGTGTACGTGAAATGCGTGAAATTATTGCAAAGCGTGCAGCGGACAAAGTGAATATTAAATTGATGAAATGCGGGGGAATGTATCCTGCAATGAAGCTTGCCCATATGGCGGAAATGGCGGGAATTGAATGCCAAATCGGTTCAATGGTCGAGTCTTCGGTCGGTTCTGCAGCCGGTTTTCATGTAGCCTTTTCGAACAAAGTATTTACGAGTGTGGAATTAACAGGACCGTTAAAATTCTCAAAAGATATCGGAAACCTTCAATATAATGTCCCGTATATTCAGTTGAATGAACGTGCAGGTTTAGGGGTCGATGTCGATGAGGCTGTTTTAGCGGAATTAACACGTGATCATAGTGTGGTGCAGTAA
- a CDS encoding GNAT family N-acetyltransferase, protein MITSGFLGNERYEVYLLDETHIPELVTLQQEVVNALPDKAILQPLDNDELSFILSGNGLMIGIFVEEKLIAFRALLEPMIDKEHLGYDIGLETEEELRKVLYQEISNVHPDYRGYGLQRTMADIIMQQVDESKFNTVCATVMPGNIASLKDKFSQHMHIAALKLKYGGKLRYVFMKSLPYKGHEWTEEQFVPMKSTEAQQQLLKSGFIGISMKADGADWLIQYVK, encoded by the coding sequence ATGATTACGTCAGGATTTTTAGGAAATGAACGATATGAAGTTTATTTATTGGATGAAACACATATTCCGGAATTGGTTACTTTGCAGCAGGAAGTTGTCAATGCATTGCCGGACAAAGCAATATTGCAGCCGCTCGATAATGACGAACTGAGCTTTATTTTAAGCGGGAACGGACTGATGATCGGGATTTTCGTCGAAGAGAAACTAATCGCATTCCGGGCATTGCTGGAACCGATGATCGATAAAGAGCATCTGGGCTATGATATTGGCTTGGAAACAGAGGAAGAACTGCGAAAAGTGCTGTATCAGGAAATTTCCAATGTGCATCCGGATTATCGTGGTTACGGTTTGCAGCGCACAATGGCGGACATCATTATGCAGCAAGTGGATGAATCGAAGTTTAACACTGTTTGCGCAACGGTCATGCCGGGCAATATCGCAAGTTTGAAGGACAAGTTTTCGCAGCATATGCATATTGCAGCATTGAAGCTGAAGTATGGCGGGAAACTGCGCTATGTATTTATGAAGTCACTTCCTTATAAAGGGCATGAGTGGACTGAAGAACAATTTGTCCCGATGAAAAGCACAGAAGCACAGCAACAGCTTCTAAAATCCGGCTTTATCGGTATCTCGATGAAAGCGGATGGGGCGGACTGGCTTATTCAATATGTAAAATAA
- a CDS encoding amino acid transporter yields the protein MEKKPFNDADEHYQKHVGTPASYSMRQMPKPIRIIGYFFFGFMAIAAVLIILLILMDKIL from the coding sequence ATGGAGAAAAAACCGTTCAACGATGCCGATGAGCATTATCAAAAGCATGTAGGTACCCCAGCATCTTATAGTATGAGACAGATGCCGAAGCCGATTCGGATAATTGGCTATTTTTTCTTCGGCTTCATGGCAATCGCTGCTGTTTTAATAATTCTACTAATACTGATGGATAAAATTCTCTAG
- a CDS encoding BTAD domain-containing putative transcriptional regulator, translating into MEQHIFVSKLIPPTPVNNYLRRAKLMKKLSDWPHAKCTILHSSAGYGKTSLISQFLNDQKTKSSWYQITPDDDSIFPFLRHFIYSIQQHFPSFGERLKGWDETLKFHNMEELLQLSKQIANELHHIKEPFLIVLDDYHHVSHVFPINYIMNQLLQFLPANLHIIVATRKMPEWSCLLMLRMNNQLIECLEPEFTFAEEDVQYLFEAFFDRQITDEQSEFIMQMTEGWAMAVMLLGYKAKYSQEQLIDIAEGAVGNFFAYLSAEVFDKLDEQLQLQLLKLGIHQVISLEVITELYGVEWIQQVKPKLDELAFITPLAGGTKYRFHALFQQFLQQRLSEYYPDLHEEFHEQAARYYADQNLGVLAVTHATQLKNNRYYIELLMQFAQQFIEAGQFEFLLERLKDFSIEEKPYQLLYYEGECQRYRAQYERAKNAYNECFIKAQLQQDRLFLMRSQFGLANIYLDTLQPVFAEHHLQQAISFLNEVNVSDTERHLINSLYTENLINLGKAGEALRWSQSQNLQLSINNIDARLYLRHGQLDKAKELLNARVSKPFQWEEAHRTTDLLLVLIDVLMGENTQAYSRIIEGGKEELVDMPYTLALTKLRKGLALLNMERKDFERAKGCFDETLELLNLIHVKRITAECYMGLILYHRDNVFEAKRHAQIGLRETNKVQDFWMSALLLTALTKVLAENSHFDEAIDTAKQALSYYERSEDTYGQMICSFWLAYCFANSADQEPALTYHRRFWELCVNDYPFFMEKKTLFGPRYLIVFVQLAKQLQQEALVFSQLNIIAAPSTELSLTLFGPVQIYRENEMIQDKEWKRLKAKELFLYLYIHRDQFVSRQQICDAIWQQDEEAMQRDFKVVFNAMLKALEPTRSAREESNFIKRHQHLYKLEDRWAHSDVAHFTYYVQRGLEEKTAKLSNEWLKLAMRLVDGPFCSDMEREWLEPVQAHYNEQILLILERVAQNYVRLQQFEKVIRWADRIIAMDDGHEEGYRLLMLAHYYLGNRREAIKHYERCVDVLDDQYKITPMEPTERLYELVLKM; encoded by the coding sequence ATGGAGCAACATATTTTTGTCTCGAAACTTATACCTCCGACACCAGTCAATAACTATTTAAGAAGAGCAAAGTTAATGAAAAAGCTTTCAGATTGGCCACATGCAAAGTGCACCATTTTACATAGTAGCGCAGGTTACGGGAAAACATCGCTTATTAGTCAGTTTTTAAACGATCAGAAAACAAAATCCTCCTGGTATCAGATTACGCCGGATGATGACTCGATATTTCCGTTTTTACGGCATTTTATCTATAGTATTCAACAGCATTTCCCGTCGTTCGGCGAAAGATTAAAAGGCTGGGATGAGACGTTAAAGTTTCATAATATGGAAGAGCTGCTGCAGCTTTCAAAGCAGATCGCCAATGAACTGCACCATATAAAAGAGCCTTTTTTAATTGTGCTGGACGATTATCATCATGTATCACACGTGTTTCCGATCAACTACATTATGAATCAGCTGCTTCAATTTTTGCCTGCCAACCTCCATATCATTGTCGCAACAAGGAAAATGCCTGAATGGAGCTGTTTGTTGATGCTTCGTATGAATAATCAGCTGATAGAATGTTTAGAGCCGGAATTTACTTTCGCGGAAGAAGATGTCCAGTATTTATTCGAAGCTTTTTTTGACCGGCAAATTACGGACGAACAAAGCGAATTTATTATGCAAATGACTGAAGGCTGGGCGATGGCGGTCATGCTGCTTGGCTATAAAGCGAAATATAGTCAGGAACAGCTTATCGATATCGCGGAAGGGGCGGTCGGGAATTTCTTTGCTTACCTTTCCGCGGAAGTATTCGATAAGCTTGATGAGCAACTGCAGCTGCAGCTTTTAAAGTTAGGTATTCATCAAGTAATTTCTCTTGAAGTCATTACAGAGCTGTACGGGGTGGAATGGATCCAGCAAGTGAAGCCGAAATTGGATGAGCTTGCGTTTATAACACCATTGGCAGGGGGAACAAAATACCGGTTCCATGCACTGTTCCAACAGTTTTTACAGCAAAGGCTGAGCGAATATTATCCGGACCTGCATGAGGAATTCCATGAACAGGCTGCCCGGTATTATGCCGATCAAAACTTAGGTGTATTGGCTGTCACACATGCGACCCAGCTGAAAAACAACCGGTACTATATCGAGTTGCTGATGCAATTTGCACAACAGTTTATTGAAGCGGGGCAATTTGAATTTTTACTCGAACGGCTGAAAGATTTTTCAATTGAAGAAAAACCTTATCAGCTTCTTTATTATGAAGGGGAATGCCAGCGTTACCGTGCGCAATATGAACGGGCAAAAAATGCGTACAATGAATGCTTTATAAAAGCGCAGCTGCAACAGGACCGGTTATTTTTAATGCGTTCGCAGTTTGGGCTGGCCAATATTTATTTGGATACACTTCAGCCGGTTTTTGCGGAACATCATTTACAGCAGGCGATTAGCTTCCTGAATGAAGTGAATGTCAGCGATACGGAACGGCATCTTATTAATAGTTTATATACCGAAAACCTCATTAATTTAGGGAAAGCGGGGGAGGCGCTGCGCTGGAGCCAGTCGCAAAACCTGCAGCTAAGCATCAATAATATCGATGCGCGTCTTTATTTGCGCCACGGTCAGCTGGACAAAGCGAAAGAATTGCTGAATGCACGTGTGTCAAAGCCGTTCCAATGGGAAGAAGCGCACCGTACGACCGATTTACTGCTCGTTTTGATCGATGTATTAATGGGTGAAAACACGCAAGCGTATAGCCGAATAATAGAAGGCGGAAAAGAAGAGCTCGTTGATATGCCGTATACACTTGCCCTGACAAAGCTGCGCAAAGGGCTGGCACTGCTAAATATGGAGAGGAAAGATTTCGAACGTGCGAAAGGCTGTTTTGATGAGACACTTGAGCTCCTCAATCTCATTCATGTAAAACGCATTACTGCCGAGTGTTATATGGGGCTTATTTTATATCACCGCGACAATGTGTTTGAGGCGAAGCGCCATGCACAAATCGGACTGAGGGAAACAAACAAAGTACAGGATTTCTGGATGTCGGCATTGCTGTTGACGGCTTTGACGAAAGTACTGGCAGAAAACAGCCATTTTGACGAAGCGATTGATACGGCAAAACAGGCATTATCCTATTATGAGCGCAGTGAGGATACGTACGGTCAGATGATCTGTTCCTTTTGGCTGGCGTATTGCTTTGCCAATTCAGCTGATCAAGAGCCTGCGTTAACATATCATCGTCGCTTTTGGGAATTATGTGTGAATGACTATCCGTTTTTCATGGAGAAGAAGACCCTTTTCGGACCGCGCTATTTAATTGTATTTGTTCAACTCGCAAAACAGCTGCAGCAGGAGGCGCTCGTATTTAGCCAGTTGAATATAATTGCAGCGCCAAGTACTGAGCTATCATTGACGTTGTTCGGGCCTGTGCAAATTTACCGTGAGAATGAAATGATTCAGGATAAAGAGTGGAAACGACTGAAAGCAAAGGAACTGTTTTTATATTTATATATTCACCGCGATCAGTTTGTATCACGCCAGCAAATTTGCGATGCTATTTGGCAGCAGGATGAAGAAGCGATGCAGCGTGATTTCAAAGTTGTTTTTAATGCGATGTTAAAAGCGTTGGAGCCGACTAGATCGGCACGTGAGGAAAGCAATTTTATTAAGCGCCATCAGCATTTATATAAATTGGAAGATCGCTGGGCTCACAGTGACGTTGCCCATTTTACGTATTATGTGCAGCGCGGACTGGAAGAAAAAACCGCCAAGCTTTCAAACGAATGGCTGAAACTGGCGATGCGGCTTGTAGATGGCCCGTTCTGTTCTGACATGGAACGGGAATGGCTTGAACCTGTTCAGGCGCATTATAATGAACAAATACTCCTCATCTTGGAGCGTGTCGCCCAAAATTACGTTCGCCTGCAGCAGTTTGAGAAGGTGATCCGGTGGGCAGACCGTATTATTGCAATGGATGACGGGCACGAAGAAGGCTACCGGCTGCTCATGCTTGCCCATTACTATTTAGGAAACCGCCGGGAAGCGATCAAACATTATGAGCGCTGTGTCGATGTACTGGACGACCAATATAAAATCACACCGATGGAACCGACCGAGCGACTGTATGAGCTTGTTTTGAAAATGTGA